A region of Bacteroidales bacterium DNA encodes the following proteins:
- a CDS encoding HU family DNA-binding protein, with the protein MNTKEFIRSLAEKLHISQKEAAKLLQDTTRVLRETVSEEKKLTLVHLGSFQVKKSASRTAYIPALNKKALVPPRRVVQFHTAETLKNKLKNTRLS; encoded by the coding sequence TTGAATACGAAAGAATTTATCCGTTCGCTCGCTGAAAAGCTTCATATTAGCCAGAAAGAAGCAGCAAAACTGCTTCAGGACACCACCAGGGTTTTACGTGAAACCGTCTCTGAAGAGAAAAAACTTACCCTGGTTCACCTTGGAAGCTTCCAGGTGAAAAAAAGTGCAAGCCGGACAGCTTATATACCGGCTTTGAATAAAAAAGCCCTGGTACCACCACGCCGGGTTGTGCAATTTCATACGGCAGAAACATTGAAGAATAAACTTAAAAACACCCGTCTGTCATGA
- a CDS encoding T9SS type A sorting domain-containing protein codes for MKIFTLPRGILAILLLAVSCFLSFPMKAQTIQIDSLFTSDGEIFPFGPNDTIYGLSISGSVTLLSDTSLVRVILTDNAGHEWMVYEAYPLIVTYTAFNIEEECDETCFLDQLLPYSIIIQVIDASLDLESLSYSKYPKEDAIKQQFKSKRSKDAEKIEAINQHIPSYNMNWVAGDNSIVAIYYDQKRNMFGDGYNLRGYEYYAGGVFEFLGHRAYPKVDPDMVWNFDWRNRHGANDSLSPYWDGDTLGTGWLTPVKDQGNCGSCWAFSAIGTTEAIANLFTTLHLNLDLSEQQVLSCSDRNGNCDSGHRDSALFFIKNEGVVTENCCPYIAQSPSCSNLTICEEPDTIITIKDYHEFITDQDSIRIALIKDGPQSIGFNLSKSKAHATVLTGFEFDSIDSTINWIYKNSWGDIGPEHGFNTMKIDYLSANGIDNPVFLNDEPLIDTCRDEDKDGYFFWGIGKKPLDCTCSDIEDCDDNDSLVGGYDENYNCTCLLEYISMPKIITTDTIWEDTLSVNQTVIVDSGACLTIESLARFSSPAKIIVKQGGKLIIDGGKLTNACPNELWDGIEAYGSDTNQYFYQYFGVVNVINGGTIENATTAIANHCKTCDYINEESGGVIRTDNAVFRNNRVAVDFAPFENEWQGQEQPYRATFAKSLFKYDDYLNDYSDFEYFIKMHQVNGIKFYGCDFICDTNIIHTEKEVTYKYRSGIYSVGSQFYVGNTCVSQISPCTQYKQSLFQGLNYGIYALGINGRETITVKRSRFDKNKTGIYLSAVNYATIVQDTFNIRTIDYQKDTLSGLYLDNCTGYQVEDNIFLGNLNPFNPWQISVKSIGLVINNSGVMYNEIYNNAFDSLFVGVSAQDQNRDRSGDLGLQILCNDFTNSRFDISVTKSDELVRDMGIKVEQGNEGTEATSPANNTFSWVDKEFSDYYNNCENIIYWHLDASLTTAHVKPVDYSSTVNPQHDNGNSWVYDKEICCPSNLDTIGGGGGSIEDEKNKMMIAEQKADSILNILNILVDGGSTEELIAEIQNSSPEDALTLYSELIMNSPYLTDTSMVMAINQENVLSPSLITDILLENPQSAKSDTVQQALEMRSNPLSEEQRLEIDQGWFVISAKESLESRLSGANSIRNRALNNLIRYFKNDTLIASSVDSIIFLLSNENNLELKYSLVFEYLGKGDTISARGILDDIPVSFNLTSSQNQQLQNYENYVDLWISLISQNKTFLDSDSLHKVQIKALMNNSDGVLKMMLQNVLEVIDTINYHEPYILPESGQKSSEIRPIQIKQTVHSSYLRVYPNPTSNYCLIEYSLKIEGSDALIQIIDIHGCVIKQIEVYKDNDLLLVNLNDLPNGIYLFQLIEYGKKSGIQKMIKN; via the coding sequence ATGAAAATTTTCACCCTCCCCCGCGGGATTTTAGCCATTCTTTTACTGGCTGTTAGTTGCTTCTTATCTTTCCCCATGAAGGCACAAACCATCCAAATCGACAGTTTATTTACTTCAGACGGAGAGATTTTTCCTTTCGGACCGAACGACACCATTTATGGATTATCCATTTCAGGATCAGTCACCTTGTTAAGCGATACAAGCCTGGTTCGGGTGATTTTGACCGATAATGCCGGTCATGAATGGATGGTATATGAGGCGTATCCTTTAATCGTTACATATACTGCTTTTAACATTGAAGAAGAATGTGATGAGACTTGCTTTTTGGATCAACTTCTTCCCTATTCCATTATCATCCAAGTGATTGATGCAAGCCTTGATTTAGAGTCCTTATCATATTCTAAGTACCCCAAGGAAGATGCAATTAAGCAACAATTTAAATCAAAACGAAGTAAGGATGCTGAAAAAATTGAAGCGATAAACCAACATATTCCTTCGTACAATATGAATTGGGTTGCAGGTGATAACTCAATCGTAGCAATATATTATGATCAGAAACGAAATATGTTTGGTGATGGTTATAATTTGCGTGGTTATGAATATTATGCCGGAGGCGTTTTTGAATTCCTTGGCCACAGAGCATATCCAAAAGTCGATCCGGATATGGTATGGAATTTTGATTGGAGAAATCGCCATGGGGCAAATGATTCATTATCACCCTACTGGGATGGTGATACCCTTGGTACCGGATGGTTAACACCTGTCAAAGACCAGGGAAATTGTGGAAGTTGCTGGGCTTTCTCAGCAATTGGCACAACAGAGGCAATTGCTAATCTTTTTACAACCCTTCATTTGAATCTGGATCTATCAGAACAACAAGTACTTTCGTGTTCAGATCGAAATGGAAATTGTGATAGTGGACATCGGGATTCGGCATTATTTTTTATTAAGAATGAAGGAGTTGTTACTGAAAATTGTTGTCCTTATATTGCTCAAAGTCCTAGCTGCAGCAATCTTACAATCTGTGAGGAGCCTGATACCATTATTACTATTAAAGACTATCATGAATTTATAACTGATCAGGATAGCATAAGGATCGCTTTGATAAAGGATGGCCCGCAATCTATTGGATTTAATCTTTCGAAAAGTAAAGCACATGCTACTGTATTAACTGGTTTTGAATTTGATTCTATAGACTCCACTATTAATTGGATATATAAAAACAGTTGGGGAGATATTGGACCGGAACATGGTTTTAATACAATGAAAATTGATTATTTGAGCGCCAATGGAATAGATAATCCAGTTTTTCTTAATGATGAACCTTTAATAGATACATGCAGGGATGAGGATAAAGATGGCTATTTTTTCTGGGGAATTGGCAAGAAACCGCTGGACTGCACTTGCTCGGATATTGAGGATTGTGATGATAACGATTCTCTTGTCGGGGGATATGATGAAAATTACAATTGTACTTGCTTGCTAGAATATATTTCAATGCCCAAAATAATCACCACGGATACAATATGGGAAGATACACTTTCTGTAAATCAAACGGTTATTGTTGATTCAGGAGCTTGTCTTACCATCGAATCACTTGCCCGCTTTAGTTCTCCTGCGAAAATAATCGTTAAACAGGGCGGAAAACTGATCATAGACGGAGGAAAACTTACCAATGCCTGCCCGAATGAACTTTGGGATGGCATTGAAGCTTATGGTAGCGATACTAACCAGTATTTTTACCAATATTTCGGGGTAGTCAATGTTATCAACGGGGGAACTATTGAAAATGCCACTACTGCAATTGCCAACCATTGTAAAACCTGCGATTATATCAACGAAGAAAGTGGAGGGGTAATTCGAACTGATAATGCTGTCTTCCGTAATAATCGTGTTGCTGTCGATTTTGCCCCCTTCGAAAATGAGTGGCAGGGGCAGGAACAGCCTTACCGGGCGACTTTCGCAAAGAGTCTTTTTAAATATGATGATTACCTGAATGATTATTCGGATTTCGAGTATTTTATTAAAATGCATCAGGTTAATGGCATAAAATTCTACGGATGTGATTTTATTTGTGACACAAACATTATTCACACTGAAAAAGAAGTAACCTATAAATACCGGAGCGGAATTTATTCAGTGGGATCGCAATTTTATGTTGGGAATACATGCGTAAGCCAAATATCGCCTTGCACCCAATATAAACAGAGTCTTTTCCAGGGCTTGAATTATGGCATCTATGCACTTGGTATTAATGGCAGAGAAACAATTACCGTTAAAAGGAGTCGATTTGATAAAAATAAAACTGGGATTTATTTAAGCGCTGTCAATTATGCTACTATTGTACAGGATACATTTAATATTAGAACCATTGATTATCAGAAAGATACTTTAAGCGGTCTGTACCTTGATAATTGCACAGGTTATCAGGTTGAGGATAATATTTTTCTAGGGAATTTAAATCCTTTCAACCCTTGGCAAATTTCCGTTAAAAGTATCGGATTGGTGATAAATAATTCAGGTGTAATGTATAACGAAATCTACAATAATGCATTTGATTCTTTATTTGTAGGAGTATCCGCTCAGGATCAAAACCGTGATAGATCAGGCGATCTTGGTCTCCAAATTCTGTGCAATGATTTTACTAATAGTCGATTTGATATTTCCGTTACAAAAAGTGACGAACTTGTTAGAGATATGGGAATAAAAGTAGAGCAAGGCAACGAAGGGACAGAAGCAACTTCCCCAGCAAATAATACCTTTAGTTGGGTTGATAAGGAATTCAGTGATTATTATAATAATTGTGAAAATATCATTTACTGGCATTTGGATGCTTCTTTAACAACTGCACATGTTAAGCCTGTTGATTATTCTTCCACTGTTAATCCACAGCATGATAATGGTAATTCATGGGTCTATGATAAAGAAATATGTTGCCCTTCAAACCTGGATACAATTGGAGGAGGAGGAGGTAGTATTGAAGATGAAAAAAATAAAATGATGATAGCGGAGCAAAAAGCCGATTCTATTCTGAACATATTAAATATCCTTGTCGATGGTGGATCAACTGAAGAGTTAATCGCTGAAATACAAAATAGTTCTCCGGAGGATGCCTTGACACTCTATAGCGAACTCATAATGAATTCCCCATATTTGACAGATACATCAATGGTTATGGCCATCAATCAAGAGAATGTCCTTTCACCTTCCTTGATCACGGATATTCTCTTGGAGAACCCCCAGTCAGCCAAGTCCGATACGGTTCAACAAGCCCTTGAGATGCGTTCAAACCCGCTATCGGAAGAACAACGACTGGAAATCGATCAGGGATGGTTTGTAATAAGCGCAAAAGAATCTTTGGAGTCACGATTATCTGGTGCTAATTCAATCCGAAACAGGGCATTAAATAACCTAATCCGATATTTTAAAAACGATACGCTGATTGCCTCATCTGTCGACTCCATCATTTTCTTACTTTCTAATGAAAACAATCTTGAACTTAAATATTCACTTGTTTTTGAATATCTTGGTAAAGGAGATACAATTTCAGCCCGGGGTATTTTAGATGATATTCCTGTTAGTTTTAATCTTACTTCCTCACAGAACCAACAACTTCAGAATTATGAAAACTATGTTGACTTGTGGATAAGTTTGATATCGCAAAATAAAACCTTTCTTGATTCAGATTCTTTGCATAAAGTTCAAATAAAGGCATTGATGAATAATTCCGATGGAGTATTAAAAATGATGTTACAAAATGTGCTTGAAGTTATTGACACGATCAATTACCATGAACCATATATTTTACCTGAATCCGGACAGAAATCATCTGAAATAAGGCCGATTCAGATAAAACAAACTGTTCATTCAAGTTATTTGAGAGTATACCCAAATCCAACAAGTAACTATTGCCTCATAGAGTATTCATTAAAAATTGAGGGGTCAGATGCTCTTATTCAAATAATTGATATTCATGGCTGTGTTATAAAACAAATAGAAGTTTATAAGGATAATGATTTACTCCTGGTAAATTTAAATGACCTTCCAAATGGGATATATTTATTTCAATTAATTGAATATGGTAAAAAATCAGGGATTCAAAAGATGATAAAGAATTGA
- a CDS encoding HU family DNA-binding protein: MNDIISAREIIERLVKQSGITKKLAAEFLHVIPDIIEEGLKKDGEVRVKGLGTFRLKWVRERIGRNPKTGEKTEIPPHNRVVFLPERSFKEYINRDYRLLSYKIIPSAEKVTSVDEIITEPEPGHEPLPQYTEPEPEPLPQYQTQPQPEPEPPAGKRRVHWIVPVAISVIIILSLIFYFRNCYHLEDRSQKSEVSNQKKEVDSRQLTVDSISAVNSRQSADTIQQSEIDNRQSTIDTPLSTLSPQLVTIPEGKCLFQLAREIYGNPYLWVLIYRENQYKISDPDMLNSGQELVIPALEGTQERMSRNDSLAVSEGYRLLYEYFKAKDDFRKDDFFKAMERYKPW; encoded by the coding sequence ATGAACGATATTATATCTGCCAGGGAAATCATAGAACGGCTGGTGAAACAGTCAGGCATCACGAAAAAACTGGCCGCGGAATTCCTGCACGTAATCCCTGATATCATTGAAGAAGGTTTAAAAAAAGATGGCGAAGTCCGTGTTAAAGGATTGGGTACTTTCCGACTGAAATGGGTCAGGGAAAGGATCGGACGAAACCCCAAAACCGGTGAAAAAACGGAAATCCCTCCCCATAACCGCGTAGTATTCCTCCCGGAACGATCTTTTAAAGAATACATCAACCGCGACTACCGTCTGCTCAGTTATAAAATCATCCCTTCTGCTGAAAAAGTAACATCGGTTGATGAAATCATCACGGAACCTGAACCCGGACATGAACCCCTTCCTCAATATACTGAGCCGGAACCTGAACCTTTACCGCAATATCAAACTCAACCACAGCCTGAGCCGGAACCTCCAGCCGGAAAACGACGGGTCCATTGGATCGTACCGGTCGCCATTTCAGTGATTATTATCTTAAGTTTGATCTTTTACTTCAGGAACTGTTATCATTTAGAAGACAGAAGTCAGAAGTCAGAAGTCAGCAATCAGAAGAAAGAAGTTGACAGTCGGCAGTTGACAGTTGACAGTATATCGGCAGTCAACAGCCGGCAGTCAGCAGACACCATTCAGCAATCAGAAATCGACAATCGACAATCGACAATCGACACACCGCTCTCCACCCTTAGCCCTCAGCTAGTCACCATCCCCGAAGGCAAGTGCCTATTCCAACTCGCCCGTGAAATCTATGGCAATCCCTATCTCTGGGTGCTTATCTACCGGGAAAACCAGTATAAAATATCTGATCCTGACATGCTGAATTCGGGTCAGGAACTGGTGATCCCGGCTCTCGAAGGCACGCAGGAACGGATGTCAAGGAATGACTCTCTCGCAGTTTCGGAAGGTTACCGCCTGCTTTATGAATATTTCAAAGCAAAAGATGATTTTCGTAAAGATGATTTTTTCAAGGCGATGGAGCGATACAAGCCTTGGTGA
- a CDS encoding thioredoxin domain-containing protein: MPDHTFTNQLIQESSPYLLQHAHNPVDWHPWNENTLAKAKSLDKMLLISIGYAACHWCHVMEKESFEDEEVAKIMNKHFICIKVDREERPDVDQVYMNAVQLITGSGGWPLNCFTLPDGRPFFGGTYFRKHQWVQLLENIALLYIKRRKELEEQAGSLTNGVIAGDLIKAGKDTGIFAQDDLQVAAGRLERQFDLKDGGLGGAPKFPMPVNQFFLLRYSFYSKDEKILDFVKLTLRKMAYGGIYDQVGGGFARYSTDSQWKVPHFEKMLYDNAQLVSLYAEAWHAIREPLYREVVEEILQFVLRELTSPDGGFYSSLDADSEGVEGKYYTWGAGEINLILENQADLVRKYYHIGGKGFWEAGQNILLRTQSPDEFAREQGLQPSAFKTILKPARARLLKARSKRIRPGLDNKILTSWNSLMLKGFTDAYRVFGRQDYLEAARKNAAFLLQNVMVSDGRLFHSWNHSKTSINGFLEDYCFLAEGLIELYQVTFDENYLNKALVLAEYTMSHFYDQENSLFFVTSDLDPSLIARKKEIYDNVIPSSNSTIAKILFILGLAFEREDFTDKSTRMVSIVREQIVKYPSSYANWASVIINRIHPFYTIVVTGPGCLEKAAAIRKHYHPSVFICGSESFSELPVLKDRFVDGQTMIFVCTGKECKMPTTSVDEVVNFLKTTADNS, translated from the coding sequence ATGCCCGATCACACATTTACCAACCAACTCATCCAGGAATCCAGCCCTTACCTGCTTCAGCATGCCCATAATCCGGTAGACTGGCATCCCTGGAACGAAAATACCCTTGCGAAAGCTAAGTCGCTTGATAAAATGCTGCTGATCAGCATAGGCTATGCCGCCTGCCACTGGTGCCACGTTATGGAGAAAGAATCCTTTGAGGATGAAGAGGTGGCAAAGATCATGAACAAGCACTTTATCTGCATTAAAGTCGACCGCGAAGAACGGCCCGATGTGGACCAGGTGTATATGAATGCCGTTCAACTGATCACAGGCAGCGGGGGATGGCCTCTGAACTGCTTCACCCTTCCCGACGGCAGGCCTTTTTTCGGAGGTACTTATTTCCGTAAACACCAATGGGTTCAACTGCTTGAAAATATCGCCCTTCTTTATATAAAAAGGAGGAAAGAGCTGGAAGAACAGGCCGGATCATTGACTAACGGGGTTATTGCCGGGGACCTGATCAAGGCCGGGAAAGATACAGGGATTTTTGCGCAGGATGACCTGCAGGTCGCTGCCGGCAGGTTAGAGCGTCAATTCGACTTAAAGGATGGCGGCCTCGGCGGAGCGCCCAAATTTCCTATGCCGGTAAACCAGTTTTTTTTGTTGCGATATTCATTTTATTCAAAGGATGAAAAGATCTTGGATTTCGTCAAACTTACCCTTCGTAAAATGGCCTATGGAGGCATTTACGACCAGGTCGGCGGTGGATTTGCCCGCTACTCGACCGATTCCCAGTGGAAAGTACCCCATTTCGAGAAGATGCTATATGATAATGCTCAGCTGGTATCCCTTTATGCTGAGGCCTGGCATGCTATCAGGGAACCATTATACAGAGAAGTAGTGGAAGAAATCCTGCAGTTTGTCCTGCGGGAACTGACTTCTCCGGATGGCGGCTTTTATTCCTCCCTGGATGCAGATTCGGAAGGCGTGGAAGGTAAATATTACACGTGGGGGGCCGGGGAGATCAATCTGATCCTCGAAAACCAGGCTGACCTCGTCCGGAAATATTACCACATCGGGGGTAAAGGCTTTTGGGAAGCGGGACAGAATATCCTTCTCCGCACCCAGTCGCCCGATGAATTTGCGCGTGAACAGGGGCTTCAGCCATCTGCGTTTAAAACCATCCTCAAACCTGCACGGGCAAGGCTTTTGAAAGCCCGGAGCAAAAGAATCAGGCCGGGACTCGATAACAAGATACTGACATCATGGAATTCATTGATGTTGAAAGGATTTACAGATGCATACCGGGTGTTCGGAAGACAGGATTACCTCGAGGCGGCAAGGAAAAATGCCGCTTTTTTGCTCCAAAATGTGATGGTCAGCGACGGGCGGCTGTTTCACAGTTGGAATCACAGTAAAACCTCCATCAATGGATTTCTGGAAGATTATTGTTTTCTGGCAGAAGGTCTGATAGAACTTTATCAGGTAACTTTTGATGAAAACTATCTGAATAAAGCACTAGTATTGGCTGAATATACGATGAGTCATTTCTATGATCAGGAGAATAGTCTTTTCTTCGTCACCTCTGACCTTGATCCATCGCTGATTGCCCGTAAAAAAGAGATTTATGACAATGTTATCCCTTCTTCAAACTCAACCATAGCAAAAATTCTTTTTATTCTTGGACTTGCCTTTGAAAGAGAAGATTTTACGGATAAATCAACCCGGATGGTATCAATTGTCAGGGAACAAATTGTGAAATACCCTTCTTCCTATGCAAACTGGGCATCGGTAATAATTAACAGGATCCATCCGTTTTATACCATAGTTGTCACCGGTCCGGGGTGCTTAGAAAAGGCAGCAGCTATCCGTAAGCATTATCATCCATCTGTGTTTATTTGCGGCAGTGAATCATTCAGTGAGCTGCCTGTCCTGAAAGACAGGTTTGTGGATGGGCAAACGATGATTTTCGTCTGTACGGGAAAGGAATGCAAGATGCCGACAACTTCTGTTGATGAGGTAGTTAATTTTTTAAAAACCACTGCTGATAATTCCTGA